A genome region from Patagioenas fasciata isolate bPatFas1 chromosome 31, bPatFas1.hap1, whole genome shotgun sequence includes the following:
- the LOC136114377 gene encoding leucine-rich glioma-inactivated protein 1-like isoform X3: MHRRDPGVREGPRRPGGTQASGKRRGSRRRGRSLRGGRGGCWEREREIENQRGPRTGGPAAPRPLPPRLAALSLIGWRVPVLSEGAFADTPDLQLLLITGGRLGTIGDGAFAGLVLLEYLFLEDNDVGSIVPSALRGLRGLRHLDLRGNPFVCDCRLRWLVTWLGGAAPPPSEAGRCRGPPQHQGTPLAQLQPRDFQCMASELRPFQSLPFSSLAAEPFGQGGQVGVALAQPFAGACALLEWDQLGGRFRAPTVVNGSSPVACHPLQLGGTFLLVVAQLAGGSSVWRRAGGPGSPFVLLQTLGTGRLRRPHAVASARLGGHWYLGVADSSKGGTSTVFRWGGRGFYPHQALRPWHRDTHLEFLELGGRPAMVVCSGGRRPLVYRWSGGSFAPHTDIPHVPDVYAAKHFRLRGHVFLCLTRFLGDAKVMRWEGSMFREVQQVPARGSMVFQPLTLANQRYVVLGNDFAPTRLFRLGERGPLEAAQELLLPTPRAFVPVTVGHRHFLVAASFRGATQIYRHVTVDLGA, from the exons ATGCaccggagggacccaggcgtccgggagggacccaggcgtccgggagggacccaggcgtccgggaagagGCGTGGCTCTCGGCGAAGGGGGCGGAGCCTACGCGGTGGCCGCGGGGGCTgctgggaaagagagagagagatcgaaaatcagaggggacccag GACGGGcggacccgccgctccccgcccgctcCCACCGCGATTGGCTGCGCT GTCTCTGATTGGCTGGCGGGTCCCTGTTCTCTCCGAAGGCGCCTTCGCTGACACCCCCGACCTGCAGCTGCT gCTGATCACTGGTGGCcgcttggggacaattggggacgGAGCCTTCGCCGGACTGGTGCTACTGGAGTATCT GTTCCTCGAGGACAACGACGTCGGGTCCATTGTCCCCTCGGCGTTGAGGGGACTGAGGGGGCTGAGACACCT GGACCTGCGTGGAAACCCCTTCGTGTGCGACTGCCGCCTGCGCTGGTTGGTCACGTGGTTGGGcggggccgcccctccccccagcgAGGCCGGCCGCTgccggggacccccccagcatCAGGGCACCCCATTGGCCCAGCTGCAGCCCCGAGACTTCCAGTGCATGGCCTCGG AGCTCCGCCCCTTCcagtcccttcccttctcctcattGGCTGCCGAgccctttgggcagggagggcaggtgGGCGTGGCCCTGGCCCAGCCCTTCGCCGGCGCCTGCGCCCTCCTGGAATGGGACCAGTTGGGGGGACGCTTCCGCGCCCCAACCGTGGTCAACG GCTCGTCCCCGGTGGCCTGTCACCCCCTCCAGCTGGGTGGCACCTTCCTCCTGGTGGTGGCCCAACTGGCGGGCGGCTCCTCCGTGTGGCGCCGGGCGGGGGGTCCCGGTAGCCCCTTCGTCCTCCTGCAGACCCTGGGGACGGGTCGGTTACGGCGACCCCACGCGGTGGCCAGCGCCCGCCTGGGGGGCCACTGGTACCTGGGGGTGGCCGACAGCTCCAAGGGCGGCACCAGCACCGTGTTCCGCTGGGGGGGCCGCGGGTTCTACCCCCACCAGGCGCTGCGGCCGTGGCACCGCGACACCCACCTGGAGTTCCTGGAGCTGGGGGGACGGCCCGCCATGGTGGTTTGCAGCGGGGGGAGGCGCCCCCTGGTGTAccggtggagcggggggagcttCGCGCCCCACACCGACATCCCCCACGTGCCCGACGTCTACGCCGCCAAGCACTTCCGGCTGCGCGGGCACGTGTTCCTGTGCCTCACCAGGTTCTTGGGGGACGCCAAG GTGATGCGCTGGGAGGGCTCCATGTTCCGCGAGGTGCAGCAGGTCCCGGCGCGCGGCTCCATGGTCTTCCAGCCGCTGACCTTGGCCAATCAGCGCTACGTGGTCCTGGGCAACGACTTCGCCCCCACCCGCCTGTTCCGCCTGGGCGAGCGGGGCCCCCTGGAGGCcgcgcaggagctgctgctgcccacccccCGCGCCTTCGTCCCCGTCACCGTGGGCCACCGGCACTTCCTGGTGGCCGCCAGCTTCAGGGGGGCCACCCAGATCTACCGGCACGTTACTGTGGACCTGGGggcctga
- the LOC136114377 gene encoding leucine-rich repeat LGI family member 4-like isoform X1 — protein MHRRDPGVREGPRRPGGTQASGKRRGSRRRGRSLRGGRGGCWEREREIENQRGPRTGGPAAPRPLPPRLAALSLIGWRVPVLSEGAFADTPDLQLLLITGGRLGTIGDGAFAGLVLLEYLFLEDNDVGSIVPSALRGLRGLRHLSLANNRLETLPRGLFQGLETLTQLDLRGNPFVCDCRLRWLVTWLGGAAPPPSEAGRCRGPPQHQGTPLAQLQPRDFQCMASELRPFQSLPFSSLAAEPFGQGGQVGVALAQPFAGACALLEWDQLGGRFRAPTVVNGSSPVACHPLQLGGTFLLVVAQLAGGSSVWRRAGGPGSPFVLLQTLGTGRLRRPHAVASARLGGHWYLGVADSSKGGTSTVFRWGGRGFYPHQALRPWHRDTHLEFLELGGRPAMVVCSGGRRPLVYRWSGGSFAPHTDIPHVPDVYAAKHFRLRGHVFLCLTRFLGDAKVMRWEGSMFREVQQVPARGSMVFQPLTLANQRYVVLGNDFAPTRLFRLGERGPLEAAQELLLPTPRAFVPVTVGHRHFLVAASFRGATQIYRHVTVDLGA, from the exons ATGCaccggagggacccaggcgtccgggagggacccaggcgtccgggagggacccaggcgtccgggaagagGCGTGGCTCTCGGCGAAGGGGGCGGAGCCTACGCGGTGGCCGCGGGGGCTgctgggaaagagagagagagatcgaaaatcagaggggacccag GACGGGcggacccgccgctccccgcccgctcCCACCGCGATTGGCTGCGCT GTCTCTGATTGGCTGGCGGGTCCCTGTTCTCTCCGAAGGCGCCTTCGCTGACACCCCCGACCTGCAGCTGCT gCTGATCACTGGTGGCcgcttggggacaattggggacgGAGCCTTCGCCGGACTGGTGCTACTGGAGTATCT GTTCCTCGAGGACAACGACGTCGGGTCCATTGTCCCCTCGGCGTTGAGGGGACTGAGGGGGCTGAGACACCT gaGTTTGGCCAATAACCGATTGGAGACGCTGCCCCGGGGGCTGTTCCAGGGGCTGGAGACACTGACCCAGCT GGACCTGCGTGGAAACCCCTTCGTGTGCGACTGCCGCCTGCGCTGGTTGGTCACGTGGTTGGGcggggccgcccctccccccagcgAGGCCGGCCGCTgccggggacccccccagcatCAGGGCACCCCATTGGCCCAGCTGCAGCCCCGAGACTTCCAGTGCATGGCCTCGG AGCTCCGCCCCTTCcagtcccttcccttctcctcattGGCTGCCGAgccctttgggcagggagggcaggtgGGCGTGGCCCTGGCCCAGCCCTTCGCCGGCGCCTGCGCCCTCCTGGAATGGGACCAGTTGGGGGGACGCTTCCGCGCCCCAACCGTGGTCAACG GCTCGTCCCCGGTGGCCTGTCACCCCCTCCAGCTGGGTGGCACCTTCCTCCTGGTGGTGGCCCAACTGGCGGGCGGCTCCTCCGTGTGGCGCCGGGCGGGGGGTCCCGGTAGCCCCTTCGTCCTCCTGCAGACCCTGGGGACGGGTCGGTTACGGCGACCCCACGCGGTGGCCAGCGCCCGCCTGGGGGGCCACTGGTACCTGGGGGTGGCCGACAGCTCCAAGGGCGGCACCAGCACCGTGTTCCGCTGGGGGGGCCGCGGGTTCTACCCCCACCAGGCGCTGCGGCCGTGGCACCGCGACACCCACCTGGAGTTCCTGGAGCTGGGGGGACGGCCCGCCATGGTGGTTTGCAGCGGGGGGAGGCGCCCCCTGGTGTAccggtggagcggggggagcttCGCGCCCCACACCGACATCCCCCACGTGCCCGACGTCTACGCCGCCAAGCACTTCCGGCTGCGCGGGCACGTGTTCCTGTGCCTCACCAGGTTCTTGGGGGACGCCAAG GTGATGCGCTGGGAGGGCTCCATGTTCCGCGAGGTGCAGCAGGTCCCGGCGCGCGGCTCCATGGTCTTCCAGCCGCTGACCTTGGCCAATCAGCGCTACGTGGTCCTGGGCAACGACTTCGCCCCCACCCGCCTGTTCCGCCTGGGCGAGCGGGGCCCCCTGGAGGCcgcgcaggagctgctgctgcccacccccCGCGCCTTCGTCCCCGTCACCGTGGGCCACCGGCACTTCCTGGTGGCCGCCAGCTTCAGGGGGGCCACCCAGATCTACCGGCACGTTACTGTGGACCTGGGggcctga
- the LOC136114377 gene encoding leucine-rich repeat LGI family member 4-like isoform X2, with protein MGLLLLLLLGGVAWVGGVASGVPGCALGCECDADSALCRTGGPAAPRPLPPRLAALSLIGWRVPVLSEGAFADTPDLQLLLITGGRLGTIGDGAFAGLVLLEYLFLEDNDVGSIVPSALRGLRGLRHLSLANNRLETLPRGLFQGLETLTQLDLRGNPFVCDCRLRWLVTWLGGAAPPPSEAGRCRGPPQHQGTPLAQLQPRDFQCMASELRPFQSLPFSSLAAEPFGQGGQVGVALAQPFAGACALLEWDQLGGRFRAPTVVNGSSPVACHPLQLGGTFLLVVAQLAGGSSVWRRAGGPGSPFVLLQTLGTGRLRRPHAVASARLGGHWYLGVADSSKGGTSTVFRWGGRGFYPHQALRPWHRDTHLEFLELGGRPAMVVCSGGRRPLVYRWSGGSFAPHTDIPHVPDVYAAKHFRLRGHVFLCLTRFLGDAKVMRWEGSMFREVQQVPARGSMVFQPLTLANQRYVVLGNDFAPTRLFRLGERGPLEAAQELLLPTPRAFVPVTVGHRHFLVAASFRGATQIYRHVTVDLGA; from the exons ATGgggttgttgctgctgctgctgcttgggggCGTGGCCTGGgtagggggcgtggcctcgggaGTCCCCGGATGTGCCCTGGGTTGCGAATGCGATGCCGACAGCGCCCTCTGCAGGACGGGcggacccgccgctccccgcccgctcCCACCGCGATTGGCTGCGCT GTCTCTGATTGGCTGGCGGGTCCCTGTTCTCTCCGAAGGCGCCTTCGCTGACACCCCCGACCTGCAGCTGCT gCTGATCACTGGTGGCcgcttggggacaattggggacgGAGCCTTCGCCGGACTGGTGCTACTGGAGTATCT GTTCCTCGAGGACAACGACGTCGGGTCCATTGTCCCCTCGGCGTTGAGGGGACTGAGGGGGCTGAGACACCT gaGTTTGGCCAATAACCGATTGGAGACGCTGCCCCGGGGGCTGTTCCAGGGGCTGGAGACACTGACCCAGCT GGACCTGCGTGGAAACCCCTTCGTGTGCGACTGCCGCCTGCGCTGGTTGGTCACGTGGTTGGGcggggccgcccctccccccagcgAGGCCGGCCGCTgccggggacccccccagcatCAGGGCACCCCATTGGCCCAGCTGCAGCCCCGAGACTTCCAGTGCATGGCCTCGG AGCTCCGCCCCTTCcagtcccttcccttctcctcattGGCTGCCGAgccctttgggcagggagggcaggtgGGCGTGGCCCTGGCCCAGCCCTTCGCCGGCGCCTGCGCCCTCCTGGAATGGGACCAGTTGGGGGGACGCTTCCGCGCCCCAACCGTGGTCAACG GCTCGTCCCCGGTGGCCTGTCACCCCCTCCAGCTGGGTGGCACCTTCCTCCTGGTGGTGGCCCAACTGGCGGGCGGCTCCTCCGTGTGGCGCCGGGCGGGGGGTCCCGGTAGCCCCTTCGTCCTCCTGCAGACCCTGGGGACGGGTCGGTTACGGCGACCCCACGCGGTGGCCAGCGCCCGCCTGGGGGGCCACTGGTACCTGGGGGTGGCCGACAGCTCCAAGGGCGGCACCAGCACCGTGTTCCGCTGGGGGGGCCGCGGGTTCTACCCCCACCAGGCGCTGCGGCCGTGGCACCGCGACACCCACCTGGAGTTCCTGGAGCTGGGGGGACGGCCCGCCATGGTGGTTTGCAGCGGGGGGAGGCGCCCCCTGGTGTAccggtggagcggggggagcttCGCGCCCCACACCGACATCCCCCACGTGCCCGACGTCTACGCCGCCAAGCACTTCCGGCTGCGCGGGCACGTGTTCCTGTGCCTCACCAGGTTCTTGGGGGACGCCAAG GTGATGCGCTGGGAGGGCTCCATGTTCCGCGAGGTGCAGCAGGTCCCGGCGCGCGGCTCCATGGTCTTCCAGCCGCTGACCTTGGCCAATCAGCGCTACGTGGTCCTGGGCAACGACTTCGCCCCCACCCGCCTGTTCCGCCTGGGCGAGCGGGGCCCCCTGGAGGCcgcgcaggagctgctgctgcccacccccCGCGCCTTCGTCCCCGTCACCGTGGGCCACCGGCACTTCCTGGTGGCCGCCAGCTTCAGGGGGGCCACCCAGATCTACCGGCACGTTACTGTGGACCTGGGggcctga
- the FXYD1 gene encoding phospholemman: MAPGAAPPEDPDGRFHYDYDSLRLGGLIFAGVVFVLGILIILSRRCRCKFDQQPKTGEPDETEGPLRQSMRRLSTRMR, translated from the exons ATGGCCCCGGGAGCAG CGCCCCCTGAGGACCCGGACGGGCGTTTCCATTACG ATTACGATTCGCTGCGGCTCGGGGGTTTGATCTTCGCTGGCGTTGTGTTTGTGCTGGGCATCCTCATCATCCTCA gtCGGCGCTGCCGCTGCAAATTCGACCAACAGCCCAA GACGGGGGAGCCAGATGAGACCGAGGGGCCCCTGAGGCAATCGATGCGAC GTTTGTCCACGCGGATGCGATGA